In the genome of Notamacropus eugenii isolate mMacEug1 chromosome 5, mMacEug1.pri_v2, whole genome shotgun sequence, one region contains:
- the RPL24 gene encoding large ribosomal subunit protein eL24 isoform X1, translated as MLQIEKKAYSVGTQKFSPPPEVVSFRDVQREHATEEGEEAARVYKNPSHSPLFLFAIFLPLTAMKVELCSFSGYKIYPGHGRRYARTDGKVFQFLNAKCESAFLSKRNPRQINWTVLYRRKHKKGQSEEIQKKRTRRAVKFQRAITGASLADIMAKRNQKPEVRKAQREQAIRAAKEAKKAKQATKKTAASAAKAPTKAAPKQKIVKPVKVSAPRVGGKR; from the exons ATGctgcaaatagaaaaaaag GCCTACAGCGTCGGGACCCAAAAGTTCAGCCCACCACCGGAAGTGGTGTCGTTTCGGGACGTGCAACGTGAGCACGCGacggaagagggggaggaggccGCCCGCGTATATAAGAATCCTTCCCAcagtcctctctttctcttcGCCATCTTCTTACCGCTTACCGCCATGAA GGTCGAGCTGTGTAGCTTCAGTGGGTACAAGATCTACCCGGGTCACGGAAGGCGCTACGCCCGCACGGACGGGAAG GTTTTCCAGTTTTTGAATGCAAAATGCGAGTCTGCATTCCTTTCAAAGAGGAACCCCAGGCAAATCAACTGGACTGTTCTATATAGAAGAAAACACAAGAAGGGACAGTCG GAAgagattcaaaagaaaagaactcGCCGGGCTGTTAAATTCCAGAGGGCCATCACTGGGGCTTCTCTTGCTGATATAATGGCCAAGAGGAACCAAAAACCTGAAGTTCGGAAGGCCCAAAGAGAACAGGCCATCAG GGCTGCCAAGGAAGCCAAAAAAGCGAAGCAAGCAACTAAGAAGACAGCTGCATCTGCTGCTAAG gCTCCTACAAAGGCAGCACCTAAACAAAAAATTGTGAAGCCTGTGAAAGTTTCTGCACCACGAGTTGGTGGAAAACGTTAA
- the RPL24 gene encoding large ribosomal subunit protein eL24 isoform X2 — MKVELCSFSGYKIYPGHGRRYARTDGKVFQFLNAKCESAFLSKRNPRQINWTVLYRRKHKKGQSEEIQKKRTRRAVKFQRAITGASLADIMAKRNQKPEVRKAQREQAIRAAKEAKKAKQATKKTAASAAKAPTKAAPKQKIVKPVKVSAPRVGGKR, encoded by the exons ATGAA GGTCGAGCTGTGTAGCTTCAGTGGGTACAAGATCTACCCGGGTCACGGAAGGCGCTACGCCCGCACGGACGGGAAG GTTTTCCAGTTTTTGAATGCAAAATGCGAGTCTGCATTCCTTTCAAAGAGGAACCCCAGGCAAATCAACTGGACTGTTCTATATAGAAGAAAACACAAGAAGGGACAGTCG GAAgagattcaaaagaaaagaactcGCCGGGCTGTTAAATTCCAGAGGGCCATCACTGGGGCTTCTCTTGCTGATATAATGGCCAAGAGGAACCAAAAACCTGAAGTTCGGAAGGCCCAAAGAGAACAGGCCATCAG GGCTGCCAAGGAAGCCAAAAAAGCGAAGCAAGCAACTAAGAAGACAGCTGCATCTGCTGCTAAG gCTCCTACAAAGGCAGCACCTAAACAAAAAATTGTGAAGCCTGTGAAAGTTTCTGCACCACGAGTTGGTGGAAAACGTTAA